From the genome of Prionailurus bengalensis isolate Pbe53 chromosome D1, Fcat_Pben_1.1_paternal_pri, whole genome shotgun sequence:
cgtattttgtgttgttttatgtaccgaattcttacaataaagtaaactagggtaaagaaaatattattaagagagttaaaaggaagagcaaactcatttccagtactgtactgtatttttcGGAACGAATCCATGTATTAGTGGAGTCTCcaagttcaaacccgtgttgttcaggAGCAATTGTACTGGCTGCGTGTGGGCGACCACTGAAGTAAACAAGAAAAGCATAAAAGGTCgcaagagttttcttttcttttcttcttaagtgtatttatttattttgaaagagagagagagaaaatcccaggctgacagcgcagagcctgactcgaggctcgatctcacagaactgtgagatcatgcatgacaggagccgaaatcaagagttagacgtttggagcgcctgggtggctcagttggtttagtgtccgcCCTTGGCTCAggcaatgatctcacagttcatgagttcaagtcccatgtctggctctgtgctgacagttcagagcctggagcctgcttcagattctgtgtctccctctctctatgctcctctcctgctcagttcagtctctctctgtctctcaaaaataaataaaacagtaagaaaataaaaataaacataaaaaagggtcagaagcttaacacactgagccacccaggtgccctggtcacAAGAGTTTCCTTAACATCATTCAGCAAACTGATCACTCAGTTCCTTCACCTCCTCCCTTTTATTAAATGATCTTTATCCTCGCCCCAAGTTAGTCACCCTGAGATCTCACCTTTTCTAAAATCTTGACTTTAAGAATTCTTAACCAATGCTGACTATCCTTTCAGTTTGCATAATATATACCCAGCAATTTTTTTTAGCTAATTGAAAATCCCCAAATGTTGGGCTCTCTAAGTTCTCTCCTTTTTGCTACTCATTGTAGATGAACAACAAAATTTTGATTGACTTCTTGCAAGAATTAAAATCTGGGCTGCACAGAGCCCTGCTAGGGAagagtaagaggaaaaaaaagaaaactttaactAGCTTCCTCTTTGGGTTTTCCAGGTATTTAATCatacctacttaaaaaaaaaaagtaattttatcacTTATCTTCCATCACTTACAGTTCTAATATTTTGCATTGGTTAATACCTctaactctggggcacctgggtggtgcagtcggttaagcgtccgacttcagccaggtcacgatctcgcagtccgggagttcgagccccgcgtcgggctctgggctgatggctcggagcctggagcctgtttccaattctgtatctccctctctctctgcccctcccccgttcatgctctgtctctctctgtcccaaaaataaataaaaaacgttgaaaaaaaaatttataaaaaaaaaatacctctaaCTCTATTTTAATTACTGgtagaaatgtctcaaatatttCTACCTTAAGTAAAATGTTGGCTTTGGGGCTAAAATAGCTAACCAGCTAGAgacaatgttttcattttaaggaaTTGTTATTCACTGATTCTTACATGGGGGTGTGCTTAGAACaagactgaggggcacctgggtggctcagtcggttgaacatctgattcttgatttcagctcaggtcatgatcccagggttgtgggatcaagacccatgctgagcatggagcctgcttaagtttctctctctccctttgtcccattctccctgctcacacacatgtgtactgtctctcaaattaaataaataaataaataaataaataaataaataaataaataaaacaagactgagtgttgaattttgtcaaatgcatatCAACATTTATGAAAATTGTCATTCAACTTTTCTTCTTGGATCCATTAATTAGGTAAGTTATATTACCAGATTTTCTTAGTTTAAACTGTCATTACCCTCCTGCAATAAATCCCATTTAGTCATtgggttatttttataatatagttaCACTGTCTTAgctaatttttaattcaaaactttTGCCTAAGTGTTCATAAATAACATGtgactattatatatataatatatattatatatattatatataatatatattatatataatatttatatataaatatatattatatattatatatattatatattatatatataaatatatattatataatatttattatacataatatatatttatatataatatttatatattatatatatttatatatatttatatattatatctgactaccccactcgtgctctctctctctctttcaaaaataaataaacattaaaaaaatgtttttaaaattaatttctagttttattgcatGATAAttactgtttgatttttttctttgtttagggAATTTATTGGTTTTTTTCACACTAATATATGTCAGTTTTTGCGATTGATCCATTGGCACTTCACAAAAGCAAGTATTGTCTATTACCAGGTTCATAAGTCTGCCTTTATTGTTAATGTTAAGTTTTCAACATCATTaagtttgtccattttttctgtCTTGCACTAAGTAAGGTAGAAGGGGTCCTGAACATCCAATTACAATGTGTTCCAGTTTCCCCacaccagcaccaccaccaaTGCTCAGAACACTACCATGTCTGAGAATTCAGCTCATTTCTGAagctatctacctggagatagtgtCAGGCCCTACAGGTTGAAGGGTCAAGACTGCcacgctcccccacccccaacccctgcaccccaccccgtACTTGCCtatacttctgaccaactggctataaatcagaggctGCCTCAACCCCTTTCTTCAGTTTGACTAATTCACTAGAATGGCTaacagaactcagaaaacattttacttactagatctcCATTTTTTATGAAAGGATAGGACTCAGAAAGAGCCGGATGGAAAAGACGCACAGGGCAAGGTAGAGGGAACGTGTGCAGAGTTTCCTGGCCCTCTCCAGGCGCACGGCTCTCCCAGCACCCCAAGGTGTTCACGGACTTAGGAGCTCTCCAAACCCACTCTGCTCAGGCTTTTagggaggcttcattacataagCCTGAATggttaaatcattggccattggcgaTTGACTCAACCTccagtctctcttcccctcccttggaGGTCAAGGGGGTGGGAGTGAAAGTTCCAACCATCCATTCACAAGGTTGATTCCTCTGGTCAGTCACATTAAGGTGACTTGGGACTTTCCAAAAATTGCATCATTAACACAACAAAAGACACCTTACCACTCGTATTTCTTAGgagattccaagggttttaggagctctataCCAGAGGCAGGGATGAAGACCAAATGcctattattataaattattattattattataaattataactaTGGTAACTTAAATTCTCGTATTTTAATGCGATtctctcaacttttttttaagctatgtTTTTCAATTTACCTTTCATCTAGAAAGTAATTTATACTTTGTCAAAGTTGCATGGATATTCATGACTGCTGTATTTTCTGGGTGAAATTTAGCCATAGGCATCATAAAAAGCCTTTCTGTGTACCTTTTGCCCTTGAGTCTAATCTGTCTGATACAAAGATCTATGACCCctattttctgtttgtattttactTGGTATTGTTTTGCTTGTTCTTTCACTATTAACTCTTCTAGACACTCTTGTTTCAGACTGTTCAAAGAAAACTGGAGGCAGAGTAAAAAttgtaaaagtttatttgagcaaaaaatCAATTCGAATCAGGCAGCGTCCGATCTAGCcaatagaaaggagctccaagatgaaagacttttataggcagaaaggaagaggaagaaggaaattatactaggcaaaaaaaaattgagttgaTTATGGGGGTTACATTCCTTTAGAGGATGGAAGCAGTCTATCAGCAGATAACCTAACTGATACTGATCAGATGATTCCTGATTAACTGGATGAagcctccatttctccatttaAACACAAATGAAGTCTCTGTTTAGTGACATGGCATTTAGCATAAGACACTCCATTTAGGacctgttgtcttgtttttaagaagGTATCTCATAAATAATCTTGATACTGAAAATATATGTTAAGGATTTTAGACTTTCCTTGCTTTGCAGAtgcaactttaagaaaataaagttacaaagaTCCCTGAGGCAGAATTGGCTGACAGACTCAATTAGGTCTAGTTTCAACATGAGCAGTGGCATGAGGCATGTCCAGTGGAAGCCAGCATCATGATTCAGAGGCCCAGATACAATATGGGGATGAAAGGGCTACGATTCTCAGCATCACCCAATGTTGCCCCAAATTACTGTGGGCGAAATATCCTTAGGGCGATATCACAAACAAGCAGCACCATGACATCTAGGCCAACGCACAGACCAAATACCTTTCCATGCTCAGGAGTGAGCTGAGATTCCCTGAGAAGTACTACAATGTACTACAACAGCTGTTGGGAGCCCCTGGGCATCCTGGTTGTCATAGCAGGAGACAGTATCTGGCATCTTTGGGGATGCgtcttttctagaaaataaagcaCCTCTGGGACAGGCCCAGCACAGAATTGTTGTGGGCCTGAGAGCTTCTGTGGTTCCTGGGGTTGAGGGTCAGATACAGCCATACTGGGCAAAATCTTCAATAGTCATGAGCTCAAAGGCTGGAGATCTTCCATGGGTGGTGAACACATCCCAGGGCTCAAAGAGGGCAACTGCCTCAGACTTGAACCCAGAGGATCACAGTCAGGGGTGCAGGAAGGTCTGGCAACTGGAGCTGGGGTCAGATTCATAGAGGCATAAGTGTGGTCCATCATTACAACCACAGGGAGGTTCACAGGGGCCTTGCAATCCCCATCAGAGTCCTTGGGGAATCTTCTCTGAGTCCCAGTGACATTGGGGCAAGTCAGTGGGACATTTTCAGAGAAATTGATTGTGATGTTGTCCAGGGATAGCAGGCAAGGGCCAGGGTGCATCGCATTCTCAGGATCCAATGGAGGCCCTAAGGGTTGAAGATCAGGGGCACAACAGCACCCAGAAGCTTCAGCATAAAACTGGTGTCTGGGGCTCAGTGGTTCAGGATTGACCATGAAGAGTCCAttcacagggaggggcagagcctcAGGGTACTGGGCTGTGTGCGGTGTTCCCACCGAGAGACGCCTCTTGGCCCGGGCCTGGATGCTGGGTCCCCGGGCCCCTTGTTCCCGAGGACGACGACTAGGACCACATCTGCCCATTGAGGGATGAACATCTCGGGCAGAGGGAATCGGGGTCGGTGGTCGGGTGGGGCCAGCCTCCTGGGAAGTGCAGGCGGGGACAAGCCCAGACTGGGCATCAGAGGAAGAACTCTGGGCCGGCAAGGAGCGTGGGGAGGCCAGGCACATTGGGGTGCGACGGCCAGTCCCACCACTAGCGGCCACAGGCCGAGGGGTGCGCGTGGCCCGGCGGGGTGGGAGGTGCCTCAGGCCCAGCAGGGCTCTCCGGGGAGCTTGGGCCTccctccaggcactgagctccccCTTGTCTGGCGAGGTGGGCTCCGTGTGGTCCACAACAGCCCGGTCCTGCCCGCGCTTCCACAGCTCATAGCGCTCAGGCTGCAGGATGCGCACGAAGGCGTCCATGGAGAAGGTGACCCTGGCCTCCCCGCAGCTGCACTGAGACGCCACTTTGCC
Proteins encoded in this window:
- the LOC122484222 gene encoding lysine-specific demethylase 4D-like, with protein sequence MGYRRIFDTVFSFLQESVTYYIAAMKQPKNPSYTIMTFHPTTEEFKDFPRYIAYMESKGAHHAGLAKVIPPKEWKARQTYDGISDILIATPLQQVVSGRAGVFTQYHKKKKAMTVAEYRQLANSGKYRTPPHSDFEDLERKYWKTRLYDSPIYGADISGSLFAENTQQWNLGHLGTIQDLLEQECGVVIEGVNTPYLYFGMWKTTFAWHTEDMDLYSINYLHFGQPKTWYAVPPEHGRRLERLATELFPGSARACDAFLRHKVALISPTVLKDNGIPFNRITQEAGEFMVTFPYGYHSGFNHGFNCAEAINFATPRWIDYGKVASQCSCGEARVTFSMDAFVRILQPERYELWKRGQDRAVVDHTEPTSPDKGELSAWREAQAPRRALLGLRHLPPRRATRTPRPVAASGGTGRRTPMCLASPRSLPAQSSSSDAQSGLVPACTSQEAGPTRPPTPIPSARDVHPSMGRCGPSRRPREQGARGPSIQARAKRRLSVGTPHTAQYPEALPLPVNGLFMVNPEPLSPRHQFYAEASGCCCAPDLQPLGPPLDPENAMHPGPCLLSLDNITINFSENVPLTCPNVTGTQRRFPKDSDGDCKAPVNLPVVSEAVALFEPWDVFTTHGRSPAFELMTIEDFAQYGCI